The Salvelinus sp. IW2-2015 unplaced genomic scaffold, ASM291031v2 Un_scaffold10757, whole genome shotgun sequence DNA segment tacAGCTGGCAATGTAGAAATTGTGATTTATACCCtgaaaaatatgcacatttttccaaaaaaaacTACCTCTaatccatgaatatgttatcagactgtcatctttatgAAGTATGTTTcgtgttagtggctatatatatctttatttagtcgaattagtgatagctactgatgcagcgGAAAAAATGGCggagaaaaaaagtggtgtctttgctatcgtggttagctaatagatttacatattgtgtcttccctgtaaaacattttaaaaacaagaaatgatggctggattcacaagatctgtatcttttcatctggtgtcttggacttgtgatttaatgatatttagatgcgcttgtatttacttgtgacgctatgctctaggctatgctagtcagcttttttactgtggggggtgctcccggagtCCGGGATTGGAGGaaagagaagttaacaaacagtCAGACTATCATGGCTAATacccagtacctacagggttaataaCAGTCAGATAATCATGGTTAAATACCAGTACTTTACAGGgcaaaaacagtcagatatcatgttataccagtacctacaggagGTTAACAACAATAAGACATCACAGTTACAACATCataatactaaataatatgtagACATTTTTCATCTTATAGTTTACTGCGTTGACTGCTATCATATACAGTAACCTACAGTAACCAGTAACCTGTATAGAAAAAGTTTGAATGGAGCCTTATTGATAGATTAGTTATCATATCTCACCTTGTGGTCAGTGATGTCCCGTCCACCCATTTCCAGGTCCCCTCATTAACAGAGTCAGTCAGACCAATCCAGAATCTCTTCTTGAGTTTGACGAGAAACTCCTGTTGTTGAGaaacataaatatatacacagtatGTATATTTTTGATCACATTTAACCCCTGCAAACccatatcatctctctctctctcacctgttcctTATCACTGGTTACGATCACcaggtctgctcctctctccagacagtcctctctgctctcattcCAGGTTTTAGTCTCAGTAGACAGGAAGTACCAACTGGATTCAAACTTCTGCCAACCTCTAGGAC contains these protein-coding regions:
- the LOC112079984 gene encoding C-type lectin domain family 4 member E-like, giving the protein SNVSNNSSAERDQLQTSYNNLTKERDQLQTSYNNLTKERDQLQTERDVLSVRLYNLKKTCPRGWQKFESSWYFLSTETKTWNESREDCLERGADLVIVTSDKEQEFLVKLKKRFWIGLTDSVNEGTWKWVDGTSLTT